The Scatophagus argus isolate fScaArg1 chromosome 12, fScaArg1.pri, whole genome shotgun sequence genome includes the window CGTTCTCATATGTATCGATTCCAccagttttattaatttttacgAGGTATCGAGCCTTTGGAACAGGCTCCAGCTTGTCTCGGTACGTCcattgtctttctctttgtatgGTCCATTTTTTCAGGgtgtgtccctctctctctcttacagcACCGTATCTAACGCAAAATGATGTAAGCAAAAAACTTTTGCCCACAAAAATGGCGACCCCGGCACAAAATACATTGCGAGATCACATGCCCTTTCAAGCCCTATTATGCTGTTGGAATCTGTTCTACTATTAAATGGCTTGCCATGAAATTATGTGCAGAAATTCATGATTCCCAGAGGATAAACTGTAATTactttcccctttttctttaGCACCAttgacatttcaaattttaacCTGTCCAGTACTTTGATTTTAGACTACATATCAGCAAAATTAGTGACATTCCTATCAGCTTCAACTGAATTTTATGTCTttgtagattctcagtcatccaggtcatcttgtGTAGAGCAGTTTAAGTTTAGGGCAACTGGACTTAAAAGTGAAGATATTTCTCTCCCCCTCATGAACCATGTAACCCTTACAAGTCACACAATGAAAGAGTGGGTTGACGACCCATTAACGAGCTGCACTATGGCTTTTGAGGGGTGGGTGAGTCATCCACTGGCTGTGTTCAACAATGACCCATTCAAGCCCCTTACAGTCACATGTTGTCTGGATCCAATCAAGCGCTGTCCATCTAGCTTTAATAACTGGGACTCCCAACTAGTTAATTgtgactgaagactgaagactgaagatgagaggtgaaacatctttgCTTTTAACTGAAGTCCAAATGCCCCAAACTTAAGGTCTTCTACGCAACTGAATTTCATGTTTAGCACTAATTAGCAACTATTAGCATACTGATGCACTAAACCTGGATGCTATGCTTAAGGACCACTGAACTGAACCATTAGCATATACAGATATGGCTCTCCACTTCCCTCTACTGTGCAAAAGTAAACCAGAATCCTAGATTTGAGCACTCCCATCTTGTTCAGATGgcatcatttggagccagattCTGTTCAGTTGTGACCCTTAGAGCCCTAACAATAGGCTCTAGTTAGACTCCTATTTCTGTTAATTGTATGTTACATACCAACATATTCTCACTCAATATCCTCACTCAAACTGCACCAGTTCATTTAATACAACAACTTGATCAGGGCACGCAATGACGTTCTACTTGTGCCTCACTTTTGCACATGCATGGCTCTACAGTCAAGTTAGCATTAAAGAATATGCAACGTCTGGTCacactttgaaaataaagcttGAAACATTCACATATTGTGAGATGAGTTTTGgaattttaacatttgaaataGTCACATTTTGGTCGCATTTGGGCACCAAAACTGTCTTGGataaaggaaattaaaatgttacCAAGTCAGTGACCCTTTTTGTTTATCCCcaacaaaactgtatttttcaaAAGCTGGATGAAATAATCAACCCAAGCCTGTGTTTGCAATACAACAGATGTGAGCTGACCTgtacaaacaaactgctgaaacaGCCCATCACCTCCAATCTAGCACGACTATAAATCTTGTACCACTGCCAGGCTAAATCATTTGTCTGCAAGGGTACTTTAGCTATAATCCATTTGACATCATTCAATAGCAACAGGGCATGTGAATGGCATCAGTTACAGATAATGCTCTTACACACAAAGCCCGTGTTGAGAAGTGTGCGTTAATCTTTACACAATCAAGTGGAGCATAAATTAATTTCATCGTTACTGAGGCAGCAAATTTGGATATTTCATGCATGTAATTCTGTAGACTTGATTGTATGATGTACACTACCGTTCAAAAGTTTGGGGTCACCCAGacaattttgtgttttccatgaatagtcacatttatttaccaccatgtgttgtaaaatgaacagaaaatataatcAAGACATTGACAAGGTCagaaatgatttgtatttgaaataataatttgtccCTTCAAACTTTGCTTTCGGCAAAGAATCCTCCATTTGCAGCAATTACAGCATTGCAGACCTTTGGCATTCTACCTGTTAATTTGTTGAGGTAATCTGGAGACATTTCACCCCACGCTTCTAGAAGCCCCTCCCACAAGTTGGATTGGCTGGATGGGCACTTCTTGCGTACCATACGGTCAAGCTGCTCCCACAATAGCTCAGTGGGGTTTAGATCTGGTGACTGCGCTGGCCCCTCCATTACAGATAGAATACCAGCTGCTTGCTTCTTCTCTGAATAGTTCTTGCACAATGTTGAAGtgtgctttgggtcattgtcctgctgtAGGATAAAATTGGCTCCAATCAAGCGCTGTCCACAGGGTATAGCACGGCGTTGCAAAATGGAGTGATAGCCTTCCTTATTCAAAATCCGTTTTACCCTGAACAAATCTCCCAGACACTGGCGTTTTGCGGGTACTATTTAATGAAGCTGCCAGTTGAGGACCTGTGAGGCGTCTATTTCTCAAACTAGAGACTCTAATGTACTTATCTTCTTGCTCAGTTGTGCAGAGGGGCCTCCCACTTCTCTTTCTACTCTGGTTAGAGCCTGTTTGTGCTCTTCTCTGAAGAGAGTAGTACACACCGTTATAAGAAACCATTGTTTCACCATTGTTTCTTGGCAATTTCTCGCTTGGAATAGCCTTCATTTCTAAGAACAAGAACAGACTGTTGAGTTTCACACGAAAGTTCCCTTTTTTGGCCATTTTGAGCGTTTAATCGACCCCACAAATGTGATGCTCCAGATACTCAATCTGCTCAAAGGAAGGTCAGTTTTATAGCTTATCTAATTAGCTAAACTGTTTTCAGGTGTGCTAACATTTTGCACACCTGATTGCACAAGGGTTTTCTAATCATCCATTAGCCTTCTGATGCAATGAgcaaacacactgtacacataTGTAGATATTGCACCAAAAACCATACATTTGCAGGTAGAATAGTCATTTACCACATTAGCAATGTATAGAGTGTATTTGTGATTAGTTTAAAGTTATcttcactgaaaaaaactgtgattttctttaaaaaataaggAAATTTGTGACTCCAAACTTTTGAACAGTAGTGTATGTGACACAATTTATCGACCTCTGTTAGTCTTGCAACCTTATCCGACATACAGTAATGCTGTGACATTCAGCTGCTGTtcttagtgctaattagcaaatgttagcattttaaAGTTAAAGCTATTACATAATATGTACATGCTATTTAAAGctattacatacacacacacatgtgtgtgtgtgtgtgtgtgtgtgtgtgtgtgactttacTGTAAACTACTCCCCATGTGGTCAAATTTGAGTTATAACTGAAATTGAACTTTACTGTATGTTTACTTTGAAATTTTTACAGCATATTTTATCTTGTGactaacagttttattttatcttagagaaataaaatgatgtagAAAATGTAGTAATTACACATTGCACACTACATACATGCCTAAGTCATAACTTATATAACTTCAACTTCAATCTATACAATTTGTATTACAATCACTTCAACTGTTGTTATTGGAGATTtgatttatctttatttctATCAAGAAAGGAACTTGATAAATTTCAAGCAATTTTAATAGCTTAAacctcacaaaaacaacattataaTGCTGTAAGAAATTTTAGGATTTTCTCAGCAGGAAGACACTAAGACTGTCTTTGCTATACTTTCTATATTACTATACTTTATTACTTTGTATATTACTATACAAAGTTTAAGGTCATTTAAAAGCAGCCTGCAGTAGCTGCATTGTTGGCATCATAGgtcaaataattaattactaCAAATAATCTCTCATGATTTTTATAAACTGCTTTAGATAcacatatttaataaaaacCCAACTGCTGTTTTACCCCAAATGCATTTAGCTGGACAGTCATTTTTCTCAGTGTCACTGTTAGCATATTTGCAATATGGCTCATCTTGCATCTCGGTCATGTACACTGCCACTCATCTGACTTCAGTGGGAAGTTAATCTGTGGGAAAAAGGAACAGAAACCACTGAGGAAGAAAGTCTGCAGCCTGAGAGAGAACCACCTGTCCCTGGATGGtgaatttcactttgtttctgtgaatAATTTTGTCCGGCATTTACCGGGAACTtgaaatgagcttttttttcaGGCCAATCAAAGTTAAGTTTAAGTCAAATATTTGATGACATGGGCAAGAGGAGCATCCTGTTTtccacacaataaaaacactgcactgacTTACATTTTTGCTTTGCCAAGGTAAGTGCATATTCTCCAACTTAGTAAAtgagatttttgtttgcttgtttgtttgttttaagtttaTGATTATcctgtgtgaaaataaatgtggatTATCTCAAAGAACCTCAGTTTTGTGCATGGCGCAAGGACAAATGAGATAACAGATTATGGCTAAATTAATAATGCTTTCTTTATGTTACCAGAAATAATTACATTAGTTGAGCAGGATTTCAGTGTGAGTGTCACATCTATGTGacactcacaaaacaaaacttaagtGATTGGAGCAAACGTAACTTAAATACTGATTTGAATGTAATGCAGAAAACAGTAAATTTAGAAGTCTTAGGAACAAACTTTTTATGTCTAACTTGATTATTATGAGTGCATTTATGCCTTTATAGCTACTTTAAACAGGAAGACCAGCCAGACCATTATCAGAATGGACGCAATGGAAATCGATGACAACTTATATATAAGTAAGAATCTCACAGCGGACAGCCTCATTACAAAAGGTATAGTATGAACCTGAAAACGCATAGACACACAGAATGTTAAGATTATTAGGCACAAGTAATGAAAAGGATGAGATTTAATAATgagatttaattaatttaattaatgaGATTTAAGAAACAATGCTGATGAacttatattttaaaaatataaaggaggaaagaaataacaaaagatAAATTATCTTTAGCTGCTTTCTTACTTTTGATTCAGTAGATTTTCAGAGAAGAAAGCAGCCCTGTCGGTCTGGAACTGTGTTTCTTGGATTACTGTGTGCAGTCCTGTTGGCTGGTAACATTGGACAGATTATCTACCGTGAGTGATTTCTTaatcttttcttcctctttccaaAATCCAATAATGTAAGCAAATATTgaaatttttcttttccctgcaTTTGACAGAACAGACAATCAGCCATCCGGCGTCAGCCAACCCGACACAGGCCGGTCACGAAGCTCAAGTCGATCGGCTGCAGAGCAGTTATGAGGCTTTAGccgcagagagaaaacagttagAGGCCAGACTGGATAACCTGACTAAACAAAAAGACCAGTTGGAGCAAAGTTACAGTTCTTTGACTGCTGAAAGAGATGAGTTCAACGTCAGTCTCGGCAAAATGAAAAACGAGAAGGACCAGTTACAAGCAAGTTACAACACCTCAAAACAAGAGGGTGATCGGTTGCAGACTAGATGTGACGACTTGCACAGGAATCTTGTGGGGTTACAGACCAGTTACAATAAACTGACAGCAAGCAAAGATCAGCTACAGACCAATTACAGTGATCTGCAAAGAGAAAATGGTGAATTACAGactttatttcatcatttacaGGGGAATTACTCTTCACTGCAGAGGGACATGGACCGGTTGCAGAGAAGCTACAATACACTAAATATTAGTAAAAATTATCTTCAGATCAGCTACAATTCATTGtggaaagacaaagaacagCTGCAAACCAGTTGCAATAgtctacagagagaaaaagagtggcTACAGACCAATTACAGCACTTTGGCTGCAGATATAGATCAGTTAGAGATGCAGATGGACAAAGTAAGAACAAGTAAGACATTTCTCgtaaaagtttaattttttaagTATATACTTATTATCAGCCTTTCTGTGATATTTTTgcctctgtgttttcactttgcaggGCTGCAGTGTCCGATAGGCTGGAAGAAGTTCGACATCAGCTGTTACTTTGTTTCAACTACGAAGAAAAACTGGACGTTAAGCAGAAAAGATTGCATCTCCAGGGGAGCAGATCTGGTCGTCATAGACAGCCGGGATGAAcaggtgagaaagaaagaaaaggtgtgCAGTTAGTTTTATGTTGTTCTGTTCCTGATACTGAAAATGTCCATATATAACCTATAATGACACTGTTCTAATGATTTGTCTACCCCGCTGTGGGGAAACCTGTCCATACCATCAGCTACAGTGTGCTTCATCTATGGTACAGAAGTACAACATGAGTTtgactgaaaaaataattgtCTGTCTTATCTATAATACCGCACTAACAGCAATTCATCTACAAGTTAATAAAACCAGACAAGAATGCTTGGATTGGTCTGACTGACAGCCTCCAAGAGGGGACTTGGATGTGGGTGGATGGCACCCCAGTCACCACAACGTAAGTTTGTCTGAAATGAAGTATCTCATATGATCATGATATTTGACAACATCACTGGACATTAATTAATCATCTTTTCATTAATTGTATTAAGGAAGCTCTGTTATATTCGCTCCTCTTTGCAAAATCAAGGGTCAGATTGGTTTTAAGTTTGACCTTAACCAAATTCACTTGACTTTAATAATGTTTGAATCTGAATTTCTGTCAAAATGTGCATTGGATTCAATCCCTCATGAAACAATGCAGTAGTAGAAAATGCAGACGAAGGTTTTGAATTCATTTCTGCCACAAAGTAACACTAAGCTAACAGACCTAATCTACTGAATCAGGAGGTGATGAACTGTAAAACTGAAACCTTACACAATGCATCCGCAGCGACGCGGATTTCAAGAAGTTCATTATCTTGTGTGAGTAAGTGAAAACATGCATGGGCGCTGATGGTTGCATGAAGACTCCATACGATGCAACTTCTGTGTAAATTAGTTTGGTTCTGATACAACAGGTCAGAACAGTCGAACGACAAAAACTGGGTGCTGTAAAAAGGGACGAGTGAATTGTTTCCATCTCTGTTATCTTGTACATCAGCTACTGGGAGCCTGGGCAGCCCAACAGCTACAATGGGAACCAGGACTGTGGAGAAATAGTACCCAAGTCATCAGGAGTGGGACAATGGAACGACGATGGCTGTTTTGCCGATCAGATTTGGATCTGTGAAAAATAAGATCATAGTGTTTCACAGTTAATGATGTGCTTGAGCTTATACATCTTTAATGTTTGagtctgtttttgttgattATCAGCAGACTCCAGATCAAAaccaataaataatttattctaCTAACAATCATATTGCttagcatgaacacacagactgtagtttattttgagccaatgtcacacacacgttctgctgctgaaaatatttaaataatccTTTTTCCACTAGTCCACAGTCTATCCATAGACATAGCACGCATGACAGCCGGTTGCACCCATTCCTCACATGTACGGTTCAatataaataattcaaaataaatttttagCTTGTAAACAGACAAATCTTCATTACTCAGCTTTGATCAGTAAATATTGTTTTGGACTCTACtattctgtttcctctgacaCAACTCTGCATGCTTAATTAATATGTATGACAATTGAAATATGTTATAAATAGGTATGTTACAAAGCACATACATCTAACATCTACTGTTTTACATCATGAGTGAGAATATGTGgttgttaaaatgatttatCTTTTGACTTGTTACTTCAATGTTTAATGTACAAACGTACTcatattaaaatgtgtaaaaaccaCGGGAGCTTTGTTATATGTTTTGTTGAGCACTACTATACTGTCACAAATGCTTCCAGCAATGTTCAAATGCAGATAAATGCATATTTTGATTTAAGGCAGCGGTGTGTTTAGTGTGGTCAGCTGTCGCTATGACTTCCAGGGCAACATCAGATGATACGAACATCACCTTGTCTGTGAACGTTTGTGCCTGAGtcaaaacagacagattttcaggttgttgttttcattgaacAATGAAGAGACTCATATTAAGAGTTTTTTATTCTGATATTCTCCTGtttaaatataaacatgaaGGGGGGAAAGGAATTTTAAACTGAGTGAATATTTTAATGCTGTAAAAATTCAAACCGctgtaaaaatgctgaaaatgcatAATTGACTAACGGCTGGACAAAGTATTATAAAACTTCCAAATAAACTTGATAGTTCAATCAGAGCCTCTCTGATGAAGTGAACACAGCAAAGCAGGATGAGCAACCGAGCAGTTGCATCGGATTGCATCACACCGTGGTGTTTCTTCCCCGTGTCCACCTCCAACCGTCACCCTGCTGCACCGGGAGCAGATGACAAAGAGCTGACAAATACCAAGTGCTGACGTTGCTCTCTGCAGCCACACCACGCTACATGTTACATAAcgcagaagaagacagagagccACTCACATGCTAGCACAGAGCGAATGCATTTAGTGGGCAGAGACGCCGTCCTCTGGCATCAGGCTCATtttgggtgtggtggtggttgAAACAGCGGCTGCTCTTGAAGGAGGCATCTCAACCATTAATTGGACTAAGATTTTTCATCTCCCCCAAAAGAGATGAGTCCGATCCAAACTGTCTGTGGTCTGGTGGTGAGATGGGGCTCCCCCGCGGGACATAGGCGGGTGGTGAGGTTCCGCTTTGGGCCGGctgactaaaaataaaagatcaagCGGCCTCAACCAGACATGTTGGTGTGGTTAGCCTCATGAGAGCAGGGAAAAAGAAGAGttttaaaaacagttaaaagggTGTTGCGTGTGCGTTAGACTGATGACCTCATGTCAAACAAAATGcccattttcaaaataaaagtcattaaGTTCTCTTGACTTTGTGTGAGGAAATCTAGCAATTGTAAGCACCTTTTACAGTCTTATCAagtaataaacatgtttttgcaCATGAGGTATTTGAGAGCAGGCCTTGCTCAGAGTCTCTAAGGTGAATTACCGATTGGACAGCATCATTTTGAACAAGGTATTTCTCTTCAAGCTAACCAGCATAACTTGCTTTCCACTGTTATCAAGGGTAGATGGAAATAAAACCAGAAGCGTAGTCACATCTGGAGGTGTTTTATCCAGAAACACCAGACAAGAATTAcgtcagtcagtcatttttaaaatgttcagctgCTGCTTGACACTACATTAAAGGTTATATTTACTCCATTAGAACCTCAGAACCCACTAAACTTCACACAGAGATTATCAGCCATGGGTCTGTGGTGCTTTGTAAAGAACAGTAAAGGGCTAGAAAAAGATTGAAACTGTAAGTTTAACTGGCGGTTGGAAAGGACAGAATTTCTTTAATGTAAACTTAAAGAAGAGAGCTTCAAGCTACCTTCTGCTCCTACTCGAGATACTCTCTGAATGTCATCAGCATGATTGGATTTCTTTCCTATAAAGTTCAAGTTGCTGAGAGGCTGATGGACTccatttcagttaaaaaaagacatttcagcaCATACATCAAACACTTTCTCTAGTTCTTGCGGCTGAATGTACTTTAAACATACATAGAAAGTTGACATTTCATCATTAATTAACACACGACAGTTGGCCGGACGGCGGTTGCTGAacatattattcatattattagtGACAGAAAAGCAATCACTTTAGGTAGGTAACCTGTCCAACAGTAGACAGCATATTGTTCATGGTGCTGAGGAGTcagaaccacacacactgaagggaCATCTGCaggtttgtttacatgtttaatgtgctgcagctgagcagctaaTCAACAGCGATAGAACAATCAGGGTACTGCTCCATCCAAGATTTGACTGACTGGAACAAAATAAGGTCTGCATCTACATAACGGAACAGTATGCCACTGCAAAATCAGGGGATCATGAAAGCACCACAAAACCCTAAAACTATAAATTATGAAATTCTAATAATAACAAGGAGAGACTTTAATATGATTAAGTTCTTGCCCTCAAACATAATCCAGACAGCAATTATGTTTACCAGAGCAAGactattttgtaatattttaacGTAATTTCTAAGAGACAAGAGTTCCACTTTAGCAGGCTCTCCTTGTGATCCTCTCCCTCCCTAAGTTTGGGccaaaattatttaaaaggaGCGAATTCACTGGTCAGGTGTAGTTATCATGCAGAAGTGGCTTGGTTTTCTTTCTTCGTCCGGACCACTTGTCCTCTCTAGACTTCCTTTATCTTCTGTGACGTTTTCCaaaaaaaattttaatgtttattaacAGTGCAAACCCTACAGTATATGAGGCCTGACAATGCCATACAGAGAAACAATGACTtcaaccaaaaataaaaactcagatAAGCTTGAGTAGGTAGGCTATTGACAGAAGGTACCTGAGTAAATCTGAGCCATActgcaaattttatttttgaattgaCTAATTGACTGAGCAGAACATAAGGATGGCAGGGTCATTCAGTCGGCTTATTCACTCCAGAGCCAAATATCTGCTGTCCAGATTGCCTTCAGATTCAGTGCTGATATTCGTCATCCTTGTGGCTGTACTAAGGCACAGCAGAGCTTTGAGCTAATCGCCTTTCTTCCATTCTTACAATGACAGATATTCCagcaacatgctgatgttttagCACGTGTAAAACTTTATCATGTTCACATCTTGATTTAGTGTCAGCATGTCGAACAAAGTGAGATTTGGAGCCGATCGGATGGAAAGTCAGGAGTGATGACAGTTCTGAACTTCATGGCAGTCGTTCCCATAGTTGTTAAGATCGATGAAAAACACACGTGGACATTTACTTACTTTTCCTATGGGAAAAATCCTTTGGGGATTATAAATATCTGGGCAAAATTTCATGGTATTCATTTAATAATTATTGGGTCCTGGGCCTCAGAAGATGAAtcctgatgtttgtgtgttgtttgtttgtgtgacccCCTCAGATTTCCTTTACTGTCTTTCCTTTATTATTGTAGACATATCAACCATGCAAACAACATCTCTTTGTAATTCTTATGATTTACCTGAACAGTTCACAAGTCACAACACTGTTGAGGACTCTGAATGCTGCACTGAACACAATGCATTTGTGAGCGGCATGACAAATTATTTTAGGTGCAGCTGtaacacagacagcagatgttgaggggaaaaaaaaaagatgcaaaggAGTGTGGCCTCAAATATCTGTCATTtgtcaacattttcaaaatgagacAAACGCTTGTCAAGTTGTCATGTGCCAGACCTCCAAGCAGCTGATGCTCTGAGTTTCCCCACTGCTGCATCAGACTTTGTGGGAGTAGACAGGCTGTCAGGgaagctgctgtgctgtactTCAGTACTGATCCCTTCCTCCATGTGGAGCACTTAGAATTGTCTCTTAACTATCCAAGGAAGCACTGAGAGTGTTTTGTCCAGCTCTGGCAGACTAGACTGCTtcacagagaacagacagagcTCAGCACTGTACTTGATTTCAGGTCTGTAGCTATATATACCATGAAAGTATCTCAGCGCCTTGTCTGGAAGATTAACTCCTGATATTGTTGCAAGATGGAAGAATAACATCCACAGAGATAAGCAGAAAGATTCTCCCAGATTTTCCGTTTTGTGAACCTGaactttgtgcttgtttgtgctATAGCTTAAACACAAACCtaacattacattttcatttgaaaaatcagTTGCATCATGCAGCAAAAACGTGCTGACACATCTGGATGACACATCTCATTCCAGACCCTAACAtcctaaaagaaaaagaaatcaataaaagACAGCATGATGTTAATAAATCTGAAGGCAAATGGCTACACTGAGCCTGTGTTGCTATTTATCTTGAATCTGTCTACACTTAGACAGGCATCTAAAGGCATCAAGTTGCTCACGCACCTCAAGTGACAAGTTACTTTAGCGGTtgagaagacagagacacaagAATGAAAAGTTGACTCTGAGTGGACATCTAAATATTTCAACACAAATGTTGCTTTAGAGGCAGTGTGGTTGGTATGCCAAGACAGCATCAAGGATTACAACATCAAGAGACATTTTTTGACCAAGCATGTAAACTTTGCCACAAACTAGTCATCAAAGGAAGGAAGTTCAAACCTAATTGTCTGGCAGAATATTTTCTTAAAGCAGTGAATCATCCAAGAATCAATGCAACAAAAATTAGCTACATGCTGCCATACAAGCTTGTGAAGCACAGCAAGTTCTtctgtgatggatggatggatggatggatggatggatggatggatggatggatggatggatggaggcaCACTGTGCACAGACAACAAAGGACAGTTTTcaaactgttgctttgtttGTCAAATACTTTCATCTCTTCATCCACACAAAGACCAGAATATGTGAAAGAGGGTTGGAAGTAGAATATTTTAAAGGATTGCAAACCAAAAAGAGTTGCAGCTACAGATACATTCAATTAAAGAAGCACTGCTATATTCAATTTAAGATCATTAATCCCCTAACATGGTTAAGAGTGGCCCTATGAGGTTGTGTTTAGCAGCTGTTTTGCAATCCAGCAAATAATGTAATGGAAAATTGTAATTGTTTAGTGAAACAGGCCTGTATTGTTAAGATACAGGTAAAAAAGAATCTATGCTGGTCTTCCAAAACTTGTACATAATCATGTACATAAACATCCTATTTATGTAAAGTACTACTGTAGTACAGTGTTAGAgtagtaagaaaaaaatgatattcTGCATTTGAATTTTATCTAACCCCGCTGATAtttaagcagcagcagaatcCTTCACGTGTGTAAAGgttgtaaacaaataaaacagcaaagcacccataaaataaaaaccacataAAAGCTAAGTGCAAAATCAAGCCCGTAAACTTTCAAATGGCCCCATCCAGCAGACTGAGAGAATCAGGGGCCAGCACTATATAGATCTtggcaaaatgacaaataaactgCTCCGTACTGAGAGTGCCTTAAAATCCTTCATAATCACAAATCATTATCCTACCACATACTGCGGGAAGCGAAATATTTGAACTGCTTGAATGAAATGCAAGCTCACTTCAGATGAGAGGCAAAGCTGTACAGAATAAATCAACTGTTTTCATACGCAGTCATTAATACGTATGCGCACTGAAGTGTTTAACGGCAAACACAGACGTGGCGGAGCTGCACATGGGCACTAAAAACGCCACCAAGCATGCAGACACAAGCAGAAACTGTGCAGGTGGCAATCATCCTTCATGCTCCGAAAATCAAACTGAGGACAGATGGAACACAAGCTGATGTCTTTGCTTTCATCAGGAAAGAGTCAgactataaacacacacacatacatgcacacactgtggACACTTAGGGCGGCAACTTACAATTATTTTTAACGCTCTTTTCAGTAGTCAGCAAAGTGTAatttacaaagtgatgtctcaaaattactttttttttccatttagcaGTCCAATAAAGAAAAGTgtcaaatatttaacattttagaagctggaaatgttaaatatgtgacattttttgttttagaaactTGATTAATCggttatatatataaaaaaaattataataatctCTGATTCTTGTAGTTAACTAATCAATTATTTC containing:
- the LOC124068663 gene encoding asialoglycoprotein receptor 1-like isoform X3, giving the protein MDAMEIDDNLYISKNLTADSLITKVDFQRRKQPCRSGTVFLGLLCAVLLAGNIGQIIYQQTISHPASANPTQAGHEAQVDRLQSSYEALAAERKQLEARLDNLTKQKDQLEQSYSSLTAERDEFNVSLGKMKNEKDQLQASYNTSKQEGDRLQTRCDDLHRNLGNYSSLQRDMDRLQRSYNTLNISKNYLQISYNSLWKDKEQLQTSCNSLQREKEWLQTNYSTLAADIDQLEMQMDKVRTRLQCPIGWKKFDISCYFVSTTKKNWTLSRKDCISRGADLVVIDSRDEQQFIYKLIKPDKNAWIGLTDSLQEGTWMWVDGTPVTTTYWEPGQPNSYNGNQDCGEIVPKSSGVGQWNDDGCFADQIWICEK
- the LOC124068663 gene encoding C-type lectin domain family 4 member M-like isoform X1, encoding MDAMEIDDNLYISKNLTADSLITKVDFQRRKQPCRSGTVFLGLLCAVLLAGNIGQIIYQQTISHPASANPTQAGHEAQVDRLQSSYEALAAERKQLEARLDNLTKQKDQLEQSYSSLTAERDEFNVSLGKMKNEKDQLQASYNTSKQEGDRLQTRCDDLHRNLVGLQTSYNKLTASKDQLQTNYSDLQRENGELQTLFHHLQGNYSSLQRDMDRLQRSYNTLNISKNYLQISYNSLWKDKEQLQTSCNSLQREKEWLQTNYSTLAADIDQLEMQMDKVRTRLQCPIGWKKFDISCYFVSTTKKNWTLSRKDCISRGADLVVIDSRDEQQFIYKLIKPDKNAWIGLTDSLQEGTWMWVDGTPVTTTYWEPGQPNSYNGNQDCGEIVPKSSGVGQWNDDGCFADQIWICEK
- the LOC124068663 gene encoding C-type lectin domain family 4 member M-like isoform X2 — translated: MDAMEIDDNLYISKNLTADSLITKDFQRRKQPCRSGTVFLGLLCAVLLAGNIGQIIYQQTISHPASANPTQAGHEAQVDRLQSSYEALAAERKQLEARLDNLTKQKDQLEQSYSSLTAERDEFNVSLGKMKNEKDQLQASYNTSKQEGDRLQTRCDDLHRNLVGLQTSYNKLTASKDQLQTNYSDLQRENGELQTLFHHLQGNYSSLQRDMDRLQRSYNTLNISKNYLQISYNSLWKDKEQLQTSCNSLQREKEWLQTNYSTLAADIDQLEMQMDKVRTRLQCPIGWKKFDISCYFVSTTKKNWTLSRKDCISRGADLVVIDSRDEQQFIYKLIKPDKNAWIGLTDSLQEGTWMWVDGTPVTTTYWEPGQPNSYNGNQDCGEIVPKSSGVGQWNDDGCFADQIWICEK